Sequence from the Thermocaproicibacter melissae genome:
ATCAGGGCTTTCATGCGGGTTCCCTCCCCGCGCCTTCCGTAATGGAGAAGAACAGCTCCTCCAGGTTTTCTCCGGTCTGTTCCACTTCGCTGCGTGTGCGGGATGCGGCAATGCGGCCGTTCATCATAATGAGCACCTTGTCCCAGAAATCGCGCACGCTGTCAAGCATATGGGTGCTGAGCAGGATGGAGCAGCCCTGATTTTTCAATTCGATGAGCATGGTTTTCAGTTCTTTAATGGCGTGCGGGTCCAGCCCCACGAGAGGCTCGTCGAGCAGAATCGTTCTCGGGCTGGGCAGCAGCGCGCAGCAGATGCTGAGCTTCTGCTGCATTCCTTTGGAAAGCTCCTTGCCGAGCTTATTTGTTTTGTCGTTCATTTCCATGCGGGTCAGCAGTTCCTCTGCCCTCGGTTTCCAGTCACGCACGCGGTAAGCGCGCGCAATGAATTCCAAGTGCTCGCCCACCGTCAGGTTTTCAATGGGTGCGGGCAGCTCCGGAATATACCCAAAGGTTCGTTTCGCTTCAATGCTCTTGTTGTTTTTTCCGTCAAAAAGGATGTTGCCCTGAAAACGCAGAAGTCCGGTAATGCATTTAATTGCCGTTGACTTCCCTGCGCCGTTCGGTCCGCATAAGACTGCAATTTCGCCGTTCTCCACTTTGAAATTCAGATTGTCGTTCGCAGTGAGTTTCCCGTACTTCTTTGTCAGGTTGTAAACCTCCAGCATTGCTTATTTCATCCCTTCAAGTATGAATTGTTGCAGCGGCGGAAACAGTCTCCGGAATTAACGGTTCCGCTGAAACAAATATAGGGATATTATAGCATACAAATTTTCCCGATGGAAGAATAACATTCATTTTTTGAAATTATTTATGCCTCATGCAGTGATCTGCGAAGATTTTTCTAAATTTTTTTAGAAAAAGGACTTGCATTTTGCCGGAGGATATGATATTATAAACGAGTCGTCAGGGACGACAGAAAAATTGAACAAGTTGGTGTTGATTGCGGTGAGGGTACACCCGTTCCCATTCCGAACACGGAAGTTAAGCTCACTTGCGCCGACGATACTTGGCTGGCGACGGCCTGGGACAATAGGTGACGCCAACACTGTAAAGCAGTCATCCAATAGGGTGGCTGTTTTTTTACATTTCAATATTTTTCCCTTGTCAAGACGTTATCTCTGTTTTTTTGCGCCGCAGCGCAAGCGGCTGACTTCAGAAAGGTGGCATACACCGTGAAAAAGCTTTGGTATCGGCAGCCCGCCGTAAAATGGGAAGACTGCATGCCTCTCGGCAACGGGAAACTGGGAGCTATGGCAAACGGCTCTCCCGACCACGGCTGTATTCAGTTGAATGAAGAAAGCCTATGGTCGGGTACGTTTAAGGACCGCAATAATCCCGACGCTTACTCGCACCTCAATGAAATCCGAAGCCTTCTGGCGGAAGGCAAAGCCTCGCAGGCAGAGGCGCTGGCCTGCTGCGCCTTAACCGGCACCCCGCCGAACGAGACTGCGTACCAAACCCTTGGGGAACTGAACCTTATCACCTCGCACAGCGATTACTCCGATTACCAAAGGTCGCTGGACCTTGAGGACGCCTGTGCCCGCGTGGAATACATCTGCGGCGGCGTGCGTTACAGCCGTACGCTGTTTGTGTCGCAGCCGGATAACGTTCTTGTTCTGCGCTTCACGGCAGATAAGCCCGGAAGCGTCAGCTTCCGCGCCTCGCTGTCCCGTTCCTTCTGGGCGGACTACCTCAGCGCCTCGGAGTCGGAGGATCCGGATACCGTCTGCATGGAGGGCGGAACCGGCATCTTGTTCCGCGCGGTTTTGAAGGCTCGCACAAAAGGCGGCACCCTGCGCCGGGTCGGAAGCAATCTTCTGGTGGAAAACGCGGATGAAGCGGAGCTGTTTGTTTCCGCCGCCACTTCTTTCGCTTCGGCGGATTACCGCCTGCTTGCGCAGAAGGCTGTGGAACAGGTCATGGCCAAAAGCTTTGAGGAGCTTTTTGAAGCGCACCGCAGAGAATATCGCTCGTATTTTGACCGCATGGAGCTTCATCTCTGCTACGACTCCTCGCTTGACCTTCTTCCCACCGACGAAAGGCTTCGCCGCTTCCGTTCGGGAGAAAGCGACAACGGCCTTGTCGCCCTTTACTTTGATTTCGGCCGCTACCTGCTGATTTCTTCGAGCAGGCCCGGAAGTCTTCTGCCCGCAAACCTGCAGGGAATCTGGAACCGGGACCTCCAACCGGCATGGGGCAGCAAATTCACAATCAACATCAACACGGAGATGAACTACTGGCCGGCGGAAGTCTGCGGTCTCGGCGACTGTGAACAACCACTGTTTTTCCATATCAAGCGCATGGCCGCCCACGGGCGCGACACCGCACGCATCATGTACCACTGCCGCGGGATTGTCGCCCACCACAACACCGACGTCTGGGGAGACACCGCACCGCAGGACGTCTGGGTACCCTCGACCTTCTGGGTGATGGCGTTTCCGTGGCTCTGCACCCACATCTGGGAGCACTACGAATATTCGCTCGACACATCTTTCCTGAGGGACTACTGGCCGATTTTGCAGGACACGGCTCTTTTCTTCATCGACTACCTTGTGGAGGACGCAGAGGGAAGGCTGGTCGTCTCCCCCACGCTTTCGCCGGAAAACAGCTACATCCACCCAAAAACGGGTGAAACCGCAAACCTCTGCATCGGCTGCACGATGGATTCGCAGATTCTGCGCGACTTTTTCCGAATCTGCATCCGCGCGTCGGAGATTCTCGGCACAGGGGAAGAACTTGCAAGCAAGCTGAAAGAACTTCTGCCCCGCCTTCCGAAAACGGAGATTCATTCCAACGGCACCATCCGCGAGTGGCTGGAAGAATACGAAGAAGTGGAAGTCGGGCACCGCCATATTTCGCACCTTTATGGGTTGTTCCCCTCGGAACAAATCACGCCGCAGAAAACGCCGGAGCTTGCAGCCGCCGCAGAAAAGACGCTGGAGCGCCGCCTTTCGCACGGCGGCGGCCACACCGGTTGGAGCCGCGCATGGATTATCAACTTCTGGGCACGCCTGCAGAACGGTGAAAAGGCTTGGGAAAATATCCGCCTGCTGCTCGAAAAATCCACGCTCGACAGCCTCCTTGACAATCACCCGCCATTTCAGATTGACGGCAATTTCGGCGGTACCGCCGGCATCGCAAACATGCTACTGCAGTGCATAAACGGAGAAATCGTCCTGCTCCCCGCACTGCCAAAGGAATGGCCCAGCGGCTCCGTCTGCGGCCTGCGCGGCAAAGGCGGTCTTTCGCTGAACATGCGGTGGGAGGGCGGCACGCTTGCCGATCTTTCCATCCAAAGCCCGACGGAACAGGATATCGCTCTTCGCTATGGAAACACCGTAACCGCTGTGCACTTGGTTGCCGGCATCAACGCAATAGACACTGCCCGACTCGCATAGTCGGGCATTTTTCTTAGTCGTTCTCCAATGCTTGGTTGAGGTCCCAGATGAGGTCGTCAGCGTCTTCCAGGCCGACGGAAATTCGGATGGTCTCCGGACCGAAGCCGGCCGCGCGCTGCTCTTCCAGTGTTAGCTGCTGGTGCGTTGTGCTGGAAGGATGAATGACAAGCGACTTTGCGTCAGCCACATTTGCGAGCTGAGAGAAGATTTTCAGGCTGTCGATGACCTTGCGCGCCTTTTTCTCGCCGCCCTTGACCGAGAACGTGAAGATGGAGCCGGCTCCCTTTGGGAAATATTTTTTTGCAAGCTCATAGTACTTGCTGGAAGGAAGCCCCGGGTAATTTACTTCCTGCACCTTTGGGTGCTGCGAGAGGAATTTCGTGATTTTCTCGGTGTTGGAAACGTGCTTCGCCACGCGGAGCGACAGCGTTTCAAGGCTTTGCAGGAACAGCCAGGAGTGAAACGGAGAGAGTGACGCGCCGGTGTCCCGCAGAAGCTGGGCGCGGATCTTCGTGACAAACGCCGCTGGGCCGAGGTCTGCATATTTCAGGCCGTGGTAGCTCGTGTCCGGCTCGGTAAAGCCCGGGAATTTTCCGGAAGTCCAGTCGAAATTGCCGCCGTCCACAATCACGCCGCCGATGGAGGTGCCGTGCCCGCCGATGAATTTTGTGGCAGAGTGAACAACCACATTCGCGCCGTGCTCGAACGGGCGGAATAGATACGGCGTTGCAAACGTGTTGTCAACGATGACCGGAATCTGGTGCTTTCGGCCAATCTCGCCCACGGCGTCAAAATCAATCACGTTGATTCCGGGGTTGCCGAGTGTCTCGTAATACAGCGCCTTTGTCTTTGGGGTAATGGCTTTTTCAAAGTTTTCCGGGTCGTCCGGATTCACGAACACGGTGCGGATACCGTATTTCGGCAGTGTGTGTGCGAACAGATTGTAAGTGCCTCCGTAGAGTGTGCTCGCCGCAACGATTTCGTCGCCCGCCCCCGCGATGTTCAGAATGGCGTACGTCACGGCTGCTGCGCCGGAAGCTACGCCCAATGCAGCCGAGCCGTCTTCGAGCGCGGCGATGCGCTTTTCAAAGACCTCCGTAGTGGGGTTTGTCAGGCGGGAATAGATGTTTCCTGGAATTTTGAGCGCGAAACGGCCTTCCGCCTCATCGGTGCCGGCAAAAACATAGGAGGTCGTTTGGTAAATGGGCACCGCCCGTGAACCCGTTGCCGGATCGGGAATCTGCCCCGCCTGTACCTGCAAAGTGTCAAATGCGAATTTTCTGCTGCTCATGAATATCATCCTTTCAAAACATATTTTTCGTATTTCTGCCGCCCGCTGAATACAAAAAGGCTGCCGTTTTCAACCGGCAGCCCCTTTTTTGTAATATAGGATTCCCCTGTGTGTTATATGACAAGAGGAACGGCGGCCCGGCTGCGTCTGGCTGCAAACATCGCAAAGCACATGGTGCACATCTCGCGCATCATGCTCTCAAAGCTGCTCATTCGTGCATACATTTTCATAATCGGGCCCTTCCTTTCATATTATAGTAATTATATATGAATTGTCACTAATATAGAACTTTTTATTTGCCCTGTCAACCCTTTTTTCAAAGTTTCTCATGGAATTCTTATGGCACGGTTACGGTTGATTTAAATTTGCTTTATGCCCGCGACACATTTTCCGGATATTCTGTCAAGCGAAACGAAGTTTTACGATAGTTGGAGTGACGCTCATGGATATGCCCATGGTTCTTCCCGCACGCGGAAAAACACACGGATTCTTGCGAAGGAACTGGCACCGGTTTACACTTGCTGCCATTGTGCTTCTTTCGTTCTTCCTCAACTTTTATGAAATTTCCCAGCTCGGTTACGGCAACGCCTACTATGCGGCCGCCATCAAAAGCATGACGCAGAGCTGGCATAATTTCTTTTAC
This genomic interval carries:
- a CDS encoding ABC transporter ATP-binding protein, whose protein sequence is MLEVYNLTKKYGKLTANDNLNFKVENGEIAVLCGPNGAGKSTAIKCITGLLRFQGNILFDGKNNKSIEAKRTFGYIPELPAPIENLTVGEHLEFIARAYRVRDWKPRAEELLTRMEMNDKTNKLGKELSKGMQQKLSICCALLPSPRTILLDEPLVGLDPHAIKELKTMLIELKNQGCSILLSTHMLDSVRDFWDKVLIMMNGRIAASRTRSEVEQTGENLEELFFSITEGAGREPA
- a CDS encoding O-acetylhomoserine aminocarboxypropyltransferase/cysteine synthase family protein; its protein translation is MSSRKFAFDTLQVQAGQIPDPATGSRAVPIYQTTSYVFAGTDEAEGRFALKIPGNIYSRLTNPTTEVFEKRIAALEDGSAALGVASGAAAVTYAILNIAGAGDEIVAASTLYGGTYNLFAHTLPKYGIRTVFVNPDDPENFEKAITPKTKALYYETLGNPGINVIDFDAVGEIGRKHQIPVIVDNTFATPYLFRPFEHGANVVVHSATKFIGGHGTSIGGVIVDGGNFDWTSGKFPGFTEPDTSYHGLKYADLGPAAFVTKIRAQLLRDTGASLSPFHSWLFLQSLETLSLRVAKHVSNTEKITKFLSQHPKVQEVNYPGLPSSKYYELAKKYFPKGAGSIFTFSVKGGEKKARKVIDSLKIFSQLANVADAKSLVIHPSSTTHQQLTLEEQRAAGFGPETIRISVGLEDADDLIWDLNQALEND
- a CDS encoding glycoside hydrolase family 95 protein — protein: MKKLWYRQPAVKWEDCMPLGNGKLGAMANGSPDHGCIQLNEESLWSGTFKDRNNPDAYSHLNEIRSLLAEGKASQAEALACCALTGTPPNETAYQTLGELNLITSHSDYSDYQRSLDLEDACARVEYICGGVRYSRTLFVSQPDNVLVLRFTADKPGSVSFRASLSRSFWADYLSASESEDPDTVCMEGGTGILFRAVLKARTKGGTLRRVGSNLLVENADEAELFVSAATSFASADYRLLAQKAVEQVMAKSFEELFEAHRREYRSYFDRMELHLCYDSSLDLLPTDERLRRFRSGESDNGLVALYFDFGRYLLISSSRPGSLLPANLQGIWNRDLQPAWGSKFTININTEMNYWPAEVCGLGDCEQPLFFHIKRMAAHGRDTARIMYHCRGIVAHHNTDVWGDTAPQDVWVPSTFWVMAFPWLCTHIWEHYEYSLDTSFLRDYWPILQDTALFFIDYLVEDAEGRLVVSPTLSPENSYIHPKTGETANLCIGCTMDSQILRDFFRICIRASEILGTGEELASKLKELLPRLPKTEIHSNGTIREWLEEYEEVEVGHRHISHLYGLFPSEQITPQKTPELAAAAEKTLERRLSHGGGHTGWSRAWIINFWARLQNGEKAWENIRLLLEKSTLDSLLDNHPPFQIDGNFGGTAGIANMLLQCINGEIVLLPALPKEWPSGSVCGLRGKGGLSLNMRWEGGTLADLSIQSPTEQDIALRYGNTVTAVHLVAGINAIDTARLA